The proteins below come from a single Mya arenaria isolate MELC-2E11 chromosome 6, ASM2691426v1 genomic window:
- the LOC128238154 gene encoding uncharacterized protein LOC128238154, whose protein sequence is MDAYQQETHYWPLRCYPRPEYFHTRLKDIFPRFKRLIGAFPKRFHGVTYRQTLDRLQSLVTMFDCDIKFTLHGKEVPPYKEFLYHNPGADEINTEGCKADHKLQLTKAATLENSSLSGHEVKIFFADMKDFNEIVHELKQVPVQKDMSIFLAFDSDLTEIEKESIMSQLESIETKANVVQVSLKRKELMFQISMTLETMLVTGFSLLQEFILNFIGKAPITRGIDTIEELVEESNITVVLATYLYDAQSVIEKDIDNDCDTKDECKKDIFQKTYTRFANCLLFPFLSDKHGVSAETVRHIVEEFDYESKFVGTLTEDLRKRVIDCTHIDGYPRHFMSVRKSVQKLTMDILIQQEGNILNLQKITKTAMSLYTTLEKLLFEVERCLERTITGEFNLTTRVRSIPPQLKKELLRIKHVLMIGNVYDKIAVFVDVESTHGEKATDVETSEARVDDRLNENRKEIDNQSSRESKDRSGFYRKSSVRHNTQQEIKNVLQKYGVTSSNSYVIEYVSNKLPEFARPHHLKHEIEAKNLALKPATDVPGYGTGQPIQTCDLEDQDTFREGTLGCFLSSDSTLYAMTCAHVLFRKGHMQKSSEAYMYSSENPNYLVFLGHNSPSDVIFQSPDAMLVDCALCKVDTYMKHEAIRQLRDTTNKTKPSEYYSGDRKGLVGEHVYKYGAKTGLTYGTIASINLIPKSCSGETDNDYLIWIDSEADTNLSEGGLMAVHEMEGATAVVEETCFAQYGDSGAVVLMTHIDKKTYMKQNEHSTKNLVALSMVSHGDLQMMGKTSKLVMTFQLDKAVSLLENKMNAQLKLE, encoded by the exons atggacGCTTATCAACAAGAAACACATTACTGGCCTTTACGTTGCTACCCGAGGCCGGAATATTTCCACACTCGCTTAAAGGATATTTTTCCGAGATTCAAGAGATTGATAG GCGCATTTCCAAAACGTTTTCATGGTGtcacatacagacagacattgGATAGGTTACAGTCACTGGTTACCATGTTCGATTGTGACATCAAGTTTACCCTACACGGAAAAGAGGTTCCACCTTACAAAGAGTTTCTTTACCACAACCCTGGAGCTGATGAAATTAACACAGAGGGTTGCAAGGCCGATCACAAATTACAACTGACCAAAGCAGCAACGTTGGAAAACTCCTCCCTATCGGGTCAtgaagtcaaaatattttttgctgaCATGAAG GACTTCAATGAAATTGTCCATGAGCTGAAACAAGTTCCTGTACAAAAGGACATGTCCATATTTTTGGCCTTTGATTCAGATTTAACTGAGATCGAAAAGGAGAGTATTATGAGTCAACTAGAGAGTATTGAAACAAAGGCGAATGTAGTGCAGgtttctttaaaaagaaaagaattgatgtttcaaatatcaatgactttggaaacaatgCTTGTGACCGGCTTCAGTTTACTTCAagaatttattttgaactttattGGAAAAGCCCCAATTACACGAGGTATTGATACAATTGAGGAATTGGTTGAGGAAAGTAACATTACGGTTGTTTTggcaacatatttatatgatgCCCAATCTGTCATTGAAAAGGATATAGACAATGACTGTGACACGAAGGATGAATGTAAGAAGGATATATTTCAAAAGACATATACTCGTTTTGCAAACTGTCTCCTTTTTCCATTTCTGTCAGACAAACATGGAGTATCAGCTGAAACAGTCAGGCATATTGTAGAAGAATTCGATTACGAAAGTAAGTTTGTTGGCACTCTAACTGAAGATTTGAGGAAAAGAGTCATTGATTGCACACACATTGATGGTTATCCCCGTCACTTTATGTCGGTACGAAAGTCTGTACAAAAATTGACTATGGATATCTTAATCCAACAAGAAGGAAATATTCTCAATTTACAAAAGATAACAAAGACTGCGATGTCTTTATATACTACTTTAGAAAAACTCTTGTTTGAAGTAGAAAGATGCTTGGAGAGAACAATCACAGGAGAATTTAATTTAACGACCAGAGTCCGAAGTATTCCACCACAATTGAAGAAAGAGCTACTAAG AATCAAGCACGTGTTGATGATTGGAAACGTTTATGATAAAATCGCTGTATTTGTCGATGTCGAAAGCACACATGGTGAAAAAGCAACGGATGTTGAAACGAGTGAGGCTAGAGTAGATGATCGGTTGAATGAAAACAGGAAAGAGATTGATAATCAATCATCCCGTGAATCAAAAGATCGTTCAGGGTTTTACCGAAAATCTTCGGTAAGACATAATACACAGCAAGAAATAAAGAACGTCTTGCAAAAGTATGGAGTAACGTCATCCAATTCTTACGTCATAGAATATGTTTCAAACAAGCTGCCTGAATTTGCCAGACCACATCATCTCAAACATGAAATTGAAGCAAAAAATCTTGCTTTAAAACCTGCCACAGACGTGCCAGGGTATGGAACGGGCCAGCCAATTCAGACTTGTGATTTAGAAGATCAAGATACATTTCGTGAAGGAACATTAGGATGTTTTTTATCTTCAGACTCAACATTATATGCCATGACCTGTGCCCATGTGCTTTTTAGAAAAGGacatatgcagaaaagttcggAAGCTTATATGTATTCGTCTGAGAATCCAAATTATTTGGTGTTTCTTGGGCACAATTCCCCATCTGATGTAATATTTCAATCACCTGATGCGATGTTGGTGGATTGTGCCCTGTGTAAAGTTGATACATATATGAAACATGAAGCCATAAGGCAGCTTCGAGACACAACTAACAAAACAAAACCGTCTGAGTATTACTCTGGCGATAGAAAAGGTCTCGTGGGTGAGCACGTTTATAAATATGGGGCAAAAACAGGTCTCACTTACGGAACAATAGCGTCTATAAACCTTATACCAAAGTCATGCTCCGGGGAAACAGATAACGATTATCTGATTTGGATTGATAGTGAGGCAGACACGAATCTTTCTGAAGGTGGCTTGATGGCAGTGCACGAAATGGAAGGTGCCACAGCTGTCGTTGAAGAAACTTGTTTTGCACAGTATGGTGATAGTGGCGCCGTTGTTCTTATGACGCATATTGATAAGAAAACGTATATGAAGCAAAATGAACATAGCACTAAAAACCTTGTTGCATTATCTATGGTGTCACACGGAGATCTACAAATGATGGGCAAAACAAGTAAACTCGTTATGACATTTCAGTTAGACAAGGCCGTCTCTctacttgaaaataaaatgaatgctCAATTAAAACTGGAGTAA
- the LOC128238627 gene encoding uncharacterized protein LOC128238627, with protein MEECVNSGYSVRVPWTAYPRAHYFRKHFNDVHDRLLRILGALPVPLTDDFCLLALEKIRKRLGFDLEVRFLGHHRPPPGEVYVVDPVELRNHVNTSVPEHRTELSHEPPLKINVCYARIHDRNGSLQQNIKHIMEDCDHFEGRSFESERVIIAVDIPPGEHTTDVETELSRHVSNCLPENIPNENILVVLIRRPDKLQLAEAISTYIENMAIDGFETALTLLKKFVTSNRSRLNESFSTYFLNHPVEKCLHMFFHDYDTTNEKPGVRRVPIENMNDLSGQLHIADDLEGAVGGSDEQPEKCVKEDQRQEKATKETDFGCLLDNAGLYTLAGQIKCSVIVDYFSCKYNLPPCNVNDILESTNFKEKFVKSVSSVTKGFIFNYVELTKKGDYGWNHRVQVCVKRGKKPRIKTQRVSLKWLVSKVGHDIQGLVDDYEETMSNVEYIFSLLRKLTFEIEGYLLQGGRTEHQSYIPPPPTIPPEMRKSLLAVNDVYAVCTLYNEPTVLLKATAVVDMDEFTKHSNTKQLLEKACFKETINTIQHIRMKYKYAAALNVEVVSRPFQQFAMNDIEQGDKITASGGGFGTLGGFVQWFGEPYMLTCQHVVGSDSIVKVQKPGFIPPPVIGRATPNMSIKSGTHGVIDIAAVKVVGDVRNRCIPKYKDSDGIFRTSVIYDPEKKDLKPGLNVFKYGASTGLTEGIVASTDFDVDVSNRIVFIESKADFSPGHSSIFSGPGDSGSLILSATFEDGSQRPTLQIISMLTGGLQTTSACGKTVSFQLKPALEIVAEQANMNANLGFVQPGIWSFNDARNTS; from the exons ATGGAAGAGTGTGTGAATTCCGGATATAGCGTCCGTGTGCCTTGGACAGCCTACCCACGAGCGCATTATTTTcggaaacattttaatgacgTTCACGACAGACTCCTGCGAATACTTG GAGCGCTTCCGGTCCCGTTAACGGACGACTTCTGTCTCCTTGCCCTTGAGAAAATCCGGAAACGACTTGGGTTCGACCTGGAGGTACGCTTCCTCGGCCACCACAGGCCGCCACCGGGAGAGGTTTACGTGGTGGACCCTGTTGAACTGAGAAACCACGTCAACACATCAGTCCCAGAGCACAGAACAGAACTAAGTCATGAGCCACCCCTCAAGATTAATGTGTGTTATGCTCGGATCCATGATAGGAATGGAAGTTTACAGCAG aatattaaacatattatggAAGACTGTGACCACTTCGAAGGACGTTCTTTCGAATCTGAGCGCGTAATCATTGCTGTAGATATACCACCAGGGGAACATACAACCGATGTGGAAACAGAACTTTCACGTCACGTTTCAAACTGTTTACCTGAAAACATCCCAAATGAAAACATACTGGTTGTATTGATACGACGTCCGGATAAGCTACAGCTGGCCGAGGCAATATCGACATACATTGAGAATATGGCGATAGACGGGTTCGAAACAGCTCTAACCCTCTTGAAGAAGTTCGTGACAAGCAATCGATCAAGGCTTAATGAGTCGTTTTCAACATATTTCCTTAATCACCCTGTTGAAAAATGTTTGCATATGTTTTTTCACGACTATGACACTACAAACGAGAAACCGGGTGTTCGCCGCGTACCCATTGAAAATATGAATGACCTTTCTGGTCAATTACACATTGCAGATGACTTGGAAGGTGCAGTTGGCGGTAGTGATGAACAACCAGAGAAATGTGTCAAGGAGGATCAACGACAAGAAAAAGCTACAAAAGAAACAGACTTTGGTTGTCTACTTGATAATGCTGGACTGTACACATTGGCTGGGCAAATAAAGTGCAGTGTTATTGTGGACTATTTCAGCTGCAAATACAATTTGCCACCATGTAATGTCAATGACATTTTGGAATCGACGAATTTCAAGGAAAAATTTGTGAAAAGTGTTTCTTCAGTGACAAAGGGTTTTATCTTTAATTATGTAGAGCTGACCAAAAAGGGCGACTATGGATGGAATCATCGCGTACAGGTGTGTGTTAAAAGAGGAAAGAAACCCCGTATTAAAACTCAACGGGTTAGCCTTAAATGGCTTGTCAGTAAGGTTGGTCATGACATTCAAGGTCTTGTTGATGACTATGAAGAGACCATGTCGAACGTCGAGTACATCTTTAGTCTTCTGAGAAAATTGACCTTCGAGATAGAGGGGTACCTGCTGCAGGGAGGCAGAACTGAGCACCAGTCGTACATACCTCCGCCGCCGACAATACCTCCCGAAATGAGGAAGAGCCTGCTCGC agTGAACGACGTTTATGCTGTGTGTACTTTATACAACGAGCCAACTGTATTGTTGAAAGCAACGGCCGTTGTCGACATGGACGAGTTCACAAAGCATAGCAACACCAAACAGCTTCTAGAAAAGGCTTGTTTTAAGGAAACCATCAACACAATACAGCACATCAGAATGAAATACAAGTACGCTGCCGCTCTAAACGTTGAAGTTGTCAGCAGACCTTTTCAGCAATTTGCAATGAATGATATTGAACAAGGAGACAAGATAACCGCTTCAGGGGGCGGCTTTGGAACCCTTGGGGGTTTTGTACAATGGTTTGGAGAGCCTTACATGCTGACATGTCAACATGTCGTTGGATCCGATTCAATAGTTAAGGTGCAAAAGCCAGGGTTTATACCACCGCCTGTGATTGGCCGGGCTACACCAAACATGTCCATCAAATCAGGCACTCACGGGGTAATTGATATAGCTGCAGTTAAAGTTGTTGGAGATGTAAGAAACCGCTGTATTCCCAAGTATAAAGATTCCGATGGCATCTTTCGCACATCTGTTATTTATGACCCTGAAAAGAAAGATTTAAAACCTGGTTTGAACGTTTTCAAGTATGGAGCAAGTACAGGGTTAACAGAGGGCATTGTGGCGTCAACCGATTTCGATGTAGATGTCAGCAATAGAATAGTCTTTATTGAAAGTAAGGCAGATTTTTCTCCCGGGCATAGCTCAATATTCAGTGGACCTGGCGATAGTGGATCGCTGATACTAAGTGCAACTTTCGAAGATGGCAGTCAACGCCCTACcttacaaattatttcaatgttaactGGAGGACTTCAGACCACGAGTGCATGTGGGAAAACAGTATCTTTTCAATTAAAACCAGCCTTGGAAATTGTCGCTGAACAGGCAAATATGAATGCGAACCTAGGTTTTGTTCAACCAGGCATCTGGTCATTCAACGATGCAAGAAATACGTCATAG